The sequence AccacaacatttattttttttaagcacgTATGTCAAAGGAACACGAGTGCCACCTCCTGGTTTAGGCATGGAAACACTCTGGGTTGTGCTTACTGCATTCACAACTTCCAACTAGATGTagggattttttcctctccttttcttaaAGTAACTAGAATGTTCATCTTCAACATTCACAGAATGCAGTaaggacaaaaataattaaatgcaaGAATCCAATAAAATTGGCTTGTCTTTAGTGCCTGGAGCAAAATAGCCACATACACTCTTCACAGGTACTTTTGCCCAAATTTAACTTCACAGATGTCAAATCCTATTAAAACACAGGAATGACGACAATTTAAGGTAAATATTCAAGTGCAGTAGCTTGTAATTCAAGAGCCAGTCTTGGAATCAATGTGGACTATGTTCTCATGACTCTTTTCTACCCTAAAAAATGCCTTAATTAATTAAGTGAAATGTATCCATCTCCTATCCAGGATGTGACAGAACCTAATAAAGAAGGGCTGAGAAATTTACTACAAATGGCACAAAGAACTGCAGCCCGTTTTGTATCTACTGCAACAGTCAAATCACAGAGTTGTTGAGAATATAGGGGTAAAATGCAAACCACTTCAAGTTCCAGCCCTGCACgtcagcagctgggcagggctaAAAAAAAGTTGACTCCATTTCACACAACTCCCTCAAAAATGTATCACTGTTATGTTAGTCATTCAGTAATAACTACCAAAGTTCTTTCAAAGCAACTTCAGAAGCAATTTAAGAAAGAATCTGCCCCAATTCAAGTGTTGCCCCCACTGCGGATAGACAACTGCACCTTCCCTTTGTTTACAGGAGTAAAGATAATTTGCCAATTTGCCAACACTGGGTAAATGTTGGCTCTGGGTCTCTTGTTTCCTGCCCATAATCAGTATGGGCTAGAAGTACCCGAGCCCACATGCTGGGAGAAACTGCACTGTGTTAACTCTGTATGGCATTGTGTCCTATGGACTCCTAAACCCTGCCTCCCAGCATTTCAGCTCTCTGTGCCATTTCACACTTGCACATACCCACATAAAGCCTGCTTTTCTCCACAGGCTAAGAAGCCATTGCTAGACTAAGTGTTTTAATTTCCTGACTCCACACTCTTCTTCTGTATATTGACTTGCTGTAAATCAGGATCATAATCCTCAAGTCTTCTGGAATACATAAAGCAAcctataaatttttttaaaagtataacCCTTTGGAACAAAATGCATTCATGTGTTTAATGTCCCAGCAAACTCTCACTCTTGTTAAGAAGACAGACAATTATTGCACTTGTATCCCACAGCAACATACACTTCCAGAAGGAGAACCACAAGTCTTTCTGCAGCCACCATGCCCATACTTTCtcatcccaaagcagcacagtCCACGATGCATTCATCAGCACTTGACCAATTCCTTGTTTGGCAAAGGTTCTGCCACGACTTCATCCCGCATGAACTGCTCCTAAAGACAGCAAGCAGGGATTTAGGCGATTTACATTGGTTTTGGACCTCTTATACCTCACAAACACCACGACATACACCCAGGCTGGAAAACAGAGTGATTATAGCATGAATTTGTCTCCCAAAACACGAAAGCCGTAACGTGCTTAGGAGGTGAGAaaagctgccagggctgctggagtcAGCCACAGGAGATCTTCACATCAGTGATTTCATCTCCTCTGTATCCTACCCCAAGCCCACCCAGGCAGACGCGTCTTTTTAAGCCCAAACACGGCAGCAGGAGATCAGAAAATCGAGAGACCAGGAAGCAGATGTAACTCCAAACCAGGCATTTCTAAACGCTGCCCGGCGCTTCCCGCACGGGGCGGCGAACCGGGCCTCGGAGGGACCCGGCTGGAACCGCGTCCTCCCTTCGCACCCACCTGGTCGTAAATGACGCGCAGgatcagggagcagctgggacaggtggcCACGTCCTCCCCGTTCTCCAGGTCCTCCTGCAAAAGCGCCGGGAGAGCGGTCAGGCCCCGCCgcctgcccggccccgggccGCACCACCCCGttctgcccccagccccgcccggCCGCCCCTCACCCGCGTGATGAGGAATCGGTCCCCGCAGGGGCACGGATAGCTGTAGGTCCCGGTCTCCTCGTCGTACTCGAAGTCCTCGATCTCCACCTCGTCGTGGAACACGGCCATGCCGCCGGGGAGCGGcggagccgggccggggcggaCGGGAAGAGGCGGCGCCTGACGGGGCACGAGGGCGGCGCTGCCCGTGACGGGATGCGGCGGCGGGTAGGGGTGGTGGGGAGCGGGCCGGGGATCCCGGATCCCGGGGAGGGccggctggggaggaggagggagtggggggacaggagggtgaGGGGCAGCGGGCTGAGGGGCAGCGCGTTCGCGTCCTCCCGGCTCGCCCTTCCCTCATGGCGGGAGCCCCGCACGCCGCTCGGAAGCGGTGGCCGGGCCGCCCTCTGCGGCCGATGGCGCTGCCGCTTCCA comes from Zonotrichia leucophrys gambelii isolate GWCS_2022_RI chromosome 2, RI_Zleu_2.0, whole genome shotgun sequence and encodes:
- the DPH3 gene encoding diphthamide biosynthesis protein 3 yields the protein MAVFHDEVEIEDFEYDEETGTYSYPCPCGDRFLITREDLENGEDVATCPSCSLILRVIYDQEQFMRDEVVAEPLPNKELVKC